The Clostridium chauvoei genome has a window encoding:
- the lon gene encoding endopeptidase La, protein MNENKNTLPLIPLRGITIFPNMVMHFDVGREKSIAAVESAMEQQADLFLSSQKDPNIEEPELEDIQEIGTICKVKQLLKLPNNIIRVLVEGIERAKLINIEVNEEYMEATIEKLEEVQDIDKQEIEAYVKMLKKSFNKYIRISEGGKATNINLFEQVNDYSELTDVVASYVIIDEDKKQEILQELNVIRRIEKLLAIIENEIDIIKVEKKIGNKLKDSMDKSQREYYLREQIRVIQEELGEDDDDKKELSRYEEKIKNAKLPKYVKEKAKSELSRLKSAGSSSEGNVIRNYLDWILDIPWNKSTKDNFNINKAEDILDKEHYGLEEVKERIVEYLAVKQYTNSLKGPILCLVGPPGVGKTSIAKSVAKATNRNFVRMSLGGLKDEAEIRGHRKTYVGAIPGRIVYSIKEAKSNNPLMLLDEIDKLGFDHKGNVADALLEVLDSEQNNTFRDHYLELDMDLSKVMFITTANSLDNIPSPLLDRMEIIEVSGYTYEEKFHIAKKYLIPKILKEHKLNSEKFKVSDGAIKDIINSYTCESGVRSLERVLSKLVRKSLTEMIKKEKEVTNITTSRIQKYLGAPIYSYDKREHEDRVGVVKGMAWTAAGGDTLPVEAVTMKGTGKLELTGQLGDVMKESAKIAFGYVRANANKFGIKEDFYKDTDIHIHFPEGAIKKDGPSAGITITTAIVSALTNKKVRSNVSMTGEVTLTGRVMPIGGLKEKSIAAFRAGIDTIIIPKENEKDIVKIPSTIKNKLNIIVVEDVKEVLNKVIIGVDTIDKN, encoded by the coding sequence ATGAATGAAAATAAAAACACTCTACCTTTAATTCCTTTAAGAGGAATTACAATTTTTCCTAATATGGTTATGCATTTTGATGTAGGCAGAGAAAAATCTATTGCAGCTGTGGAATCAGCTATGGAACAGCAAGCAGATTTATTCCTTTCAAGCCAAAAGGATCCTAATATAGAAGAGCCTGAATTGGAGGATATACAAGAAATAGGGACCATATGTAAGGTAAAACAGCTTCTTAAGCTTCCAAATAATATAATAAGAGTTTTAGTAGAAGGAATAGAAAGAGCTAAACTTATAAATATCGAAGTAAATGAAGAATATATGGAAGCTACAATAGAAAAATTAGAAGAAGTGCAAGATATAGATAAGCAAGAAATTGAAGCTTATGTAAAAATGTTAAAGAAAAGCTTTAATAAATATATAAGAATTTCAGAAGGTGGAAAGGCAACAAATATAAACTTATTTGAACAAGTTAATGATTATAGTGAATTAACTGACGTTGTTGCATCTTATGTAATTATAGATGAAGATAAAAAACAAGAAATTCTTCAAGAATTAAATGTGATAAGAAGAATAGAAAAGTTACTTGCAATAATAGAAAATGAAATTGATATTATAAAGGTAGAGAAAAAAATAGGGAATAAATTAAAAGATAGTATGGATAAATCTCAAAGAGAATACTATCTAAGAGAGCAAATTAGAGTAATCCAAGAGGAACTTGGCGAAGATGATGATGACAAGAAAGAACTTTCAAGATATGAAGAAAAAATAAAAAATGCGAAATTGCCTAAGTATGTTAAGGAAAAGGCTAAAAGTGAACTTTCAAGATTAAAGTCAGCTGGAAGCAGTTCAGAAGGTAATGTAATAAGAAATTATTTAGATTGGATTTTGGACATTCCATGGAATAAGTCTACTAAAGATAACTTTAATATTAATAAAGCTGAAGATATACTTGATAAAGAACACTATGGACTTGAAGAAGTAAAAGAGAGAATTGTTGAGTATTTAGCAGTAAAGCAATATACAAATAGTTTAAAGGGACCGATTTTATGTTTAGTTGGACCACCTGGAGTTGGTAAGACATCTATAGCAAAATCAGTAGCAAAAGCTACAAATAGAAATTTTGTAAGAATGTCTTTAGGTGGATTAAAGGATGAAGCAGAAATACGAGGACATAGAAAGACTTATGTTGGAGCTATTCCAGGTAGAATTGTTTATTCTATAAAAGAAGCGAAGTCTAACAATCCTTTAATGTTACTAGATGAAATTGATAAGCTAGGTTTTGATCACAAAGGAAATGTGGCAGATGCTTTATTAGAAGTATTAGATAGCGAACAAAATAATACTTTTAGAGATCATTATTTAGAATTAGATATGGACTTATCAAAGGTAATGTTCATAACTACAGCTAATTCTTTAGATAATATACCATCACCATTATTAGATAGAATGGAGATAATTGAAGTATCAGGCTATACTTATGAAGAAAAATTCCATATTGCTAAGAAATATCTAATTCCTAAGATATTAAAAGAACATAAGTTAAATAGTGAAAAGTTTAAGGTATCTGATGGAGCTATTAAAGATATTATAAATAGTTATACTTGTGAATCAGGTGTAAGAAGTTTAGAAAGAGTTTTATCTAAATTAGTAAGAAAATCTCTTACAGAAATGATAAAAAAGGAAAAGGAAGTAACTAATATTACAACTTCTAGAATTCAAAAGTATTTAGGAGCTCCTATATATTCTTATGATAAGAGAGAACATGAAGATAGAGTAGGAGTAGTAAAAGGTATGGCATGGACAGCAGCAGGGGGAGATACACTTCCTGTAGAAGCTGTTACTATGAAAGGTACTGGTAAATTAGAATTAACAGGACAATTAGGAGATGTAATGAAGGAATCTGCTAAAATAGCTTTTGGATATGTTAGAGCTAATGCTAATAAGTTTGGCATAAAAGAAGATTTCTACAAGGATACAGATATTCATATACATTTTCCAGAAGGTGCTATTAAGAAGGATGGACCATCAGCAGGGATAACAATAACAACAGCTATAGTTTCAGCGTTAACTAATAAAAAAGTAAGAAGTAATGTATCAATGACAGGCGAAGTAACCTTAACTGGTAGAGTTATGCCAATAGGTGGATTAAAGGAAAAATCAATAGCAGCCTTTAGAGCTGGTATTGATACTATAATAATTCCTAAAGAAAATGAAAAAGATATAGTTAAAATACCTTCAACTATAAAAAACAAGTTAAATATTATTGTTGTAGAAGATGTAAAAGAGGTATTAAATAAAGTAATAATTGGAGTTGATACTATTGATAAAAATTAA
- the yihA gene encoding ribosome biogenesis GTP-binding protein YihA/YsxC — protein MKIKNSEFIISAVKRHQYPETGLPEVAFVGRSNVGKSSIINALTNRKKLAKVSQTPGKTRLINFFMINSGEFYLVDLPGYGYAKVSKKEQESWGNTIETYLTGREQLKRVILLVDSRHKPTTQDIQMHEWIKHFGYEEIVVATKSDKLSNNDLRKSEKIIKETLKLDSNDKLYFFSSLNKKGKDQLIDNLFSGLVQMEENVEE, from the coding sequence ATAAAAATTAAAAATTCAGAGTTTATTATATCAGCTGTTAAAAGACATCAATATCCTGAAACAGGATTGCCAGAAGTAGCTTTTGTAGGACGCTCAAATGTTGGGAAAAGTTCAATAATAAATGCATTAACAAATAGAAAAAAATTAGCTAAAGTAAGCCAAACACCAGGAAAAACTAGATTAATAAATTTCTTTATGATAAATTCAGGAGAATTTTATTTAGTAGATTTACCTGGGTATGGATATGCTAAAGTTTCTAAAAAAGAGCAAGAAAGCTGGGGAAATACTATAGAAACTTATTTAACAGGAAGAGAGCAGTTAAAGAGAGTTATACTATTAGTAGATTCAAGACATAAGCCAACAACGCAAGATATACAAATGCATGAATGGATTAAGCATTTTGGATATGAAGAGATTGTAGTAGCGACAAAGAGTGATAAGCTTTCTAATAATGACCTAAGAAAAAGTGAAAAAATAATAAAAGAAACATTAAAACTAGATTCTAATGATAAGTTATATTTCTTCTCATCACTAAATAAAAAAGGTAAGGACCAATTGATTGATAATCTTTTTAGTGGTTTAGTACAAATGGAAGAAAATGTAGAAGAGTAA